The following are encoded in a window of Psilocybe cubensis strain MGC-MH-2018 chromosome 4, whole genome shotgun sequence genomic DNA:
- a CDS encoding HMG1/2-like protein, which translates to MSSPLFRPNPSSPAPAMTVAMHDDPHNDDALALHDQMLFGPIDLDDASPVQHHPHNFHWDSYLNIEPDIKPSFVFPTMANYEFAHPQPPFYDPAALYSPSDDPASAPSLDDLATWINDPDLALHSPSSPIPIPSPSDTNISASSSFIAYQDFPQDAAFSPTAFAALHPLPRSISPPSSFDDPRAVRPRVHSVVSPRDMSMHTPSWASQLWEAPSAHRTQNLVTRPSIRHSPLTDVTLRQRLPQRRGSLSSGQLFQSSSAPSHTESLVPAMTRTYTRRADSLSVTDDRDATVRRKKRSPDEDIQIPTSSTKSADSPLKSVLRPPKLAPSAWQLYFTDWIQKQQASGTRKLNVAQAAKEAGQEYACLSPAEKEPYKRRSQAMKEAREKEHEAYMRTLTPEDIKRENLFRAAQRKAGKSRKSNIKDPNAPKKPLSAYFMFLQRIRASPRLVSDIFGDETETTKQSVLAAAKWRSMTDAERQPFLAQAEQEKMEYEAARRLYEEGTTGFGSSINFSILPGSPHFPVVKMESESESEGFTTDDGSERPIRS; encoded by the exons ATGTCCTCTCCTCTTTTCCGTCCCAATCCATCctcccccgcccccgccatGACCGTCGCCATGCACGACGACCCACACAACGACGACGCCCTCGCCCTCCACGACCAGATGCTCTTCGGTCCCATCGATCTCGACGACGCGTCCCCCGTCCAGCACCATCCACACAACTTCCACTGGGACTCGTATCTCAACATCGAGCCCGACATCAAGCCCTCCTTTGTCTTCCCCACCATGGCCAACTACGAGTTCGcacatccacaaccaccCTTCTACGACCCCGCCGCCCTCTACTCTCCCTCAGACGACCCCGCCTCCGCGCCCTCTCTCGATGATCTCGCTACCTGGATCAACGATCCTGATCTGGCTCTACACTCCCCCTCTTCTCCAATCCCAATACCCTCACCCTCAGACACCAATATCTCCGCATCTTCCTCCTTCATCGCATATCAGGATTTCCCCCAGGATGCTGCCTTTTCTCCCACCGCGTTTGCTGcccttcatcctcttccacgCTCCATCTCGCCCCCATCGTCTTTTGATGATCCCAGGGCTGTTCGTCCCCGTGTTCACTCTGTCGTCTCACCCCGCGACATGTCCATGCATACCCCTTCGTGGGCATCTCAGCTTTGGGAGGCTCCAAGCGCCCATCGTACCCAGAATCTAGTCACTCGTCCATCCATCAGACACTCGCCTCTGACCGATGTCACCCTTCGCCAGCGTCTTCCTCAGCGTCGCGGTTCCCTTTCCTCTGGTCAGCTTTTCCAGTCGTCCAGTGCTCCTTCCCACACAGAGTCTCTCGTGCCAGCTATGACTCGAACTTACACCAGGAGAGCAGATTCCCTAAGTGTCACCGACGATCGTGACGCAACCGTCCGCAGAAAGAAACGGTCTCCTGACGAGGATATCCAGATTCCCACATCTTCTACAAAGTCTGCAGATAGTC CTCTCAAATCTGTACTCCGCCCTCCAAAGCTTGCTCCCTCTGCTTGGCAGCTTTATTTCACCGACTGGATCCAAAAGCAGCAGGCATCGGGCACCCGCAAGTTGAATGTCGCCCAGGCCGCCAAAGAGGCCGGTCAGGAATACGCTTGCTTGAGCCCAGCAGAGAAAGAG CCATACAAACGGCGTTCACAGGCCATGAAGGAGGCTCGGGAGAAGGAACATGAGGCCTATATGCGTACTCTCACTCCAGAAGATATCAAGCGCGAGAATTTATTCCGTGCTGCGCAGCGCAAGGCCGGCAAGTCACGCAAGAGTAACATCAAGGACCCTAACGCTCCGAAAAAGCCTCTTTCCGCCTACTTTATGTTCCTCCAGAGAATTCGTGCTAGTCCTCGTTTGGTCTCTGATATCTTTGGAGACGAGACAGAGACCACTAAACAGAGTGTCCTGGCTGCCGCCAAATGGCGGTCCATGACAGATGCTGAAAGACAG CCCTTTTTGGCTCAGGCTGAACAGGAGAAGATGGAGTACGAGGCTGCAAGACGATTGTACGAGGAGGGTACAACTGGCTTTGGGTCTAGTATCAACTTTAGCATCTTACCGGGAAGCCCGCACTTCCCTGTCGTCAAGATGGAATCCGAGAGTGAGAGCGAGGGTTTCACAACTGACGACGGTTCCGAGCGACCTATTCGCTCATaa
- a CDS encoding NADH dehydrogenase [ubiquinone] 1 alpha subcomplex subunit 13, translating into MPPAGGFESIKYKRNLPFRGPGAYAILGGVTAICAYGFYRLGKGNLERRPKLEAEPSDDRELEREKMWSRIHLVPLLTAEGDRDQYRREQAALAREREIMKDVAGWEVSARGKGKWVMLTNPAGGEKRIPQPEIRDTGDSSPLSRLVYNEPVCFFL; encoded by the exons ATGCCCCCCGCTGGGGGATTTGAATCTATCAAGTACAAACGCAACCTGCCCTTCCGGGGGCCGGGGGCATATGCTATTCTCGGGGGGGTGACGGCTATTTGTGCATACGGATTCTATCGACTGGGAAAGGGGAACCTGGAACGACG GCCGAAACTGGAAGCTGAGCCAAGTGATGACAGGGAGCTGGAGCGCGAAAAGATGTGGTCGCGCATCCACCTAGTGCCTCTGCTGACCGCTGAGGGGGACCGCGACCAATACCGACGGGAACAAGCAGCACTTGCTCGGGAGCGGGAGATCATGAAGGACGTTGCTGGCTGGGAGGTCAGTGCGCGCGGCAAAGGAAAGTGGGTGATGCTGACCAATCCTGCAGGCGGGGAAAAGCGTATACCACAACCCGAAATACGAGACACGGGAGATAGTAGTCCTCTGAGTAGACTAGTGTATAATGAACCagtttgtttctttctaTGA
- a CDS encoding NADH-ubiquinone oxidoreductase 23 kDa subunit, mitochondrial has translation MFSRTRLLVGLQPRLVLNARPNAASAALVARRLISNTSCSHAEHDKHRHQHELSSGIDARTSHSSHILPAERDAYGNDVNPYRDGPSALDKAVHLFFFTEIIRGMWIVLENFFRPPYTIMYPFEKGPLSPRFRGEHALRRYPSGEERCIACKLCEAICPAQAITIESEARMDGSRKTTKYDIDMTKCIYCGFCQEACPVDAIVETQNQEFSVETREELLYNKEKLLANGDRAEAEIAANLHSDHVYR, from the exons ATGTTCTCGAGGACACGCTTGCTGGTTGGCCTCCAGCCCAGACTAGTTCTCAATGCGCGGCCTAATGCTGCAAGCGCCGCACTGGTTGCTCGTCGCTTAATATCGAACACTAGTTGCTCTCATGCTGAACACGACAAGCACCGTCACCAGCACGAGCTCTCCAGTGGGATAGATGCACGTACAAGCCACTCGTCCCATATTCTTCCTGCGGAACGAGATGCTTATGGGAACGATGTCAATCCTTACCGTGATGGGCCCAGTGCGCTTGACAAGGCCGTCCACCTGTTCTTCTTCACTGAGATCATTCGAG GAATGTGGATTGTGTTAGAAAACTTTTTCCGCCCACCCTATACCATCATGTATCCATTTGAGAAAGGTCCTCTATCTCCTCGCTTCCGTGGAGAGCACGCCTTGCGTCGATATCCTAGTGGCGAAGAGCGGTGCATCG CTTGCAAACTTTGTGAGGCCATTTGCCCTGCACAGGCTATAACCATCGAGAGCGAAGCCCGTATGGATGGGTCGAGGAAGACTACTAAATATG ACATTGACATGACAAAATGTATCTACTGTGGTTTCTGCCAGGAAGCGTGTCCAGTGGACGCCATCGTCGAAA CACAAAATCAAGAGTTTTCTGTTGAGACTCGTGAAGAGCTTCTGTACAACAAGGAGAAACTTTTGGCCAATGGTGATAGAGCAGAAGCTGAGATTGCCGCCAACTTGCACT CCGACCACGTTTATCGATGA